Proteins encoded in a region of the Zea mays cultivar B73 chromosome 2, Zm-B73-REFERENCE-NAM-5.0, whole genome shotgun sequence genome:
- the LOC107303347 gene encoding uncharacterized protein LOC107303347, with product MQMEGREGIAVVAAGGGHGSGQHGMFGAADIAMAEAHEAAAKGYQYQSSPSSPSTSLTPSPPPAAAGHAGDATAAPLAWSLGGGMPSEPAGDSGVRAAGQSQSEHANNMSSERRRGRPRGSGRRQILATLGEWYALSAGGSFTPHVIIVGTGEDVAARVMSFSQKGPRSVCILSANGTISNVTLRQPGSSGSTFTYEGRFEILQLMGSFTMAEEGRKRTGGLSVSLAGPDGRVVGGVVAGMLRAASPIQVIVGSFLPNSLKQHQRRMSAQQQLSPVPALPEPEAPPPVLTAATPISLAGPGNGFHDAPPPSAAPPQPHASAMNLNATGFPVAGWPASSPQQMVYRASPDINVSLTPQE from the exons ATGCAGATGGAGGGGAGGGAGGGTATCGCGGTGGTGGCCGCAGGCGGCGGCCATGGATCCGGGCAGCACGGCATGTTCGGAGCGGCAGACATCGCCATGGCAGAGGCGCATGAGGCAGCGGCCAAGGGGTACCAGTACCAGTCCTCCCCCTCGTCGCCGTCGACGTCCCtcacgccgtcgccgccgccggctGCGGCTGGCCACGCCGGGGACGCCACCGCGGCGCCACTTGCCTGGAGCCTGGGCGGCGGGATGCCGAGCGAGCCCGCGGGGGACAGCGGCGTGCGGGCGGCCGGGCAGAGCCAGAGCGAGCACGCCAACAACATGAgctccgagcgccgccgcggccgcccGCGCGGCTCCGGCAGGCGCCAGATCCTGGCCACTCTCG GGGAATGGTACGCGCTGTCAGCCGGCGGGAGCTTCACGCCTCACGTCATCATCGTGGGTACTGGGGAG GATGTGGCGGCGCGCGTCATGTCGTTTTCGCAGAAAGGTCCACGCTCGGTCTGCATCCTCTCCGCCAACGGGACAATCTCTAACGTGACGCTGAGGCAGCCGGGCTCATCTGGTAGCACCTTCACCTACGAG GGCCGTTTCGAGATCCTGCAGCTGATGGGCTCCTTCACAATGGCTGAGGAAGGTCGTAAGAGGACAGGCGGCCTCAGCGTCTCTCTCGCTGGCCCAGACGGCCGTGTGGTCGGCGGCGTAGTGGCTGGGATGCTGCGTGCCGCAAGTCCTATACAG GTGATCGTGGGAAGCTTCCTGCCCAACAGCCTgaagcagcaccagaggcggatgAGCGCGCAGCAGCAGCTCTCCCCGGTTCCGGCACTGCCAGAACCTGAAGCGCCCCCACCCGTGCTCACCGCAGCCACCCCGATCTCTCTGGCAGGTCCTGGGAACGGGTTCCATGATGCGCCGCCACCCTCCGCCGCACCTCCCCAGCCCCACGCCAGCGCCATGAACCTGAACGCGACGGGCTTCCCCGTGGCTGGCTGGCCCGCAAGCTCGCCGCAGCAGATGGTGTACAGGGCTTCCCCTGACATCAACGTCAGCTTGACTCCCCAGGAGTAG